Proteins from a single region of Thermococcus sp. EP1:
- a CDS encoding McrB family protein, whose amino-acid sequence MSRRIDEILSVLEEIKNIYSPERDLKEIRLEATKNVARREGVEIETVVDKYTRQLNLDTSGFDKLLTEWIVNNNPIPLMQRLLKYAVDEEDRKGIREFFGNSEKQVKRRDVIGIVANIAWAHNRWREFDGLDDKIREKYGFEYVKQTGFAHEWWNFYEDFDSEYYYGHIESRGKLSKFNSGGLILFISRNVDDNNFYFVGFYGDAEYSESGFRTGKTLRDLLPGDFKETLKNSIETGKISGKHADYLRTILFESPEEVTRKFRARKAHSAVFLEEGYVQISSADLGIKKFGQNKVIYIGENESIKPEKIFNLLLKAKHRHEDVLRTLKHDDVKREEVQSIIGKIDWVLKTCFRGGYFMNVDALKRILKEQKEGHSKEWAEIRDKTLKILQEMGNILLKEELKEEDISKFKKLRDRLPKPPWYQVEIENIGIKKYFTNIRGILQIVATVNSSNFENKLNEFEKLLINTTNKMSGINIGVLSVWMALVNPKFFMPTNNTTLPENLRKRVSMERFWGSDSDPRKFVEFIKVVNEIREELGIHSMAEVAYYLSKYKQENDKVSLNNYFASKGYYFPEHIIAQFYTALKTKGFVILSGLTGTGKTKIVQELAELLDNSKENLLFIPVRPDWRDSKALLGYYNPLNGEYQKTDLLEFILKAKKDYEQNKENAMPYFILLDEMNLAHVEYYFAEFLSVLESGWEDDRDDKWITRKGVPIHNNTWLHALQGIPQEINLPPNLYIIGTVNMDETTYSFSPKVLDRAFTIEFHDVKLDEYSKTFEKTNDEKEGYSALRNRILEDLRKNGKFLAVLKKEDIKPALNELKDKHNKYWQILQQLNEALEPYDLNFGYRVVDEIALFFINAKESWKKDIIHFENEDEIFDLALLMKILPKFHGNRKKLEKPLKEILKLCIKENEQITVKLKTDEKIRLPDDIDKLNSDVIVVMLGNWKKEEYEKYFRFKHTAKKVLRMLRQLYEIGFASFS is encoded by the coding sequence ATGTCTAGGAGGATTGATGAAATATTATCTGTGCTTGAGGAAATTAAGAACATATACTCTCCAGAAAGAGACTTGAAAGAGATAAGATTAGAAGCTACTAAGAACGTCGCAAGGAGAGAGGGAGTAGAAATAGAAACTGTGGTTGATAAGTATACTAGACAACTTAATTTAGACACTTCTGGGTTTGACAAACTATTAACAGAATGGATAGTCAACAATAACCCCATACCTTTAATGCAAAGGTTACTAAAATATGCTGTTGATGAAGAAGATAGAAAAGGAATTCGTGAATTCTTTGGAAACTCTGAAAAGCAGGTAAAAAGAAGAGATGTAATTGGGATAGTTGCAAATATTGCTTGGGCCCATAATAGATGGAGAGAGTTTGATGGGCTGGATGATAAGATAAGAGAGAAGTATGGATTTGAGTATGTTAAGCAGACAGGATTTGCTCATGAATGGTGGAATTTCTATGAAGACTTTGACTCAGAATACTACTATGGTCATATTGAAAGCAGAGGAAAGCTCAGCAAGTTTAATAGTGGGGGTTTGATCCTTTTTATTTCTCGGAATGTAGATGATAACAACTTTTATTTTGTGGGCTTTTATGGAGATGCGGAATACTCAGAAAGTGGTTTTAGAACCGGTAAGACACTTAGAGATCTTCTACCAGGTGACTTTAAAGAGACCTTAAAAAACTCAATAGAAACTGGGAAAATCTCTGGAAAACATGCAGATTATCTCAGAACAATATTATTTGAAAGTCCTGAAGAAGTAACAAGAAAATTCAGGGCAAGAAAAGCACACTCAGCAGTGTTCCTTGAGGAAGGGTATGTTCAAATTTCTTCTGCGGATTTAGGAATCAAAAAATTTGGTCAAAATAAGGTGATATATATTGGAGAAAACGAAAGTATTAAGCCAGAAAAGATATTTAACCTTCTTTTAAAGGCCAAACATAGACATGAAGACGTTCTACGAACTTTAAAGCATGATGATGTGAAAAGAGAGGAAGTACAGAGTATTATTGGGAAAATAGATTGGGTTTTAAAGACATGTTTCAGGGGAGGTTATTTTATGAATGTTGATGCTCTAAAACGAATTTTAAAGGAACAAAAAGAAGGACATAGTAAAGAATGGGCAGAAATTAGAGATAAAACACTTAAGATACTTCAAGAGATGGGAAATATCCTTCTAAAAGAAGAACTTAAGGAAGAAGACATTAGCAAGTTCAAGAAGCTCAGAGATAGGCTACCTAAACCTCCATGGTACCAAGTTGAGATTGAAAATATCGGGATCAAGAAATATTTTACAAATATTAGAGGCATTCTGCAAATAGTTGCTACAGTGAATTCAAGCAATTTTGAAAATAAATTGAATGAATTTGAAAAACTGTTAATAAATACCACGAATAAGATGTCTGGTATAAATATCGGAGTATTAAGTGTGTGGATGGCTTTAGTAAATCCAAAATTCTTCATGCCAACAAACAATACAACACTACCAGAGAACTTGAGGAAAAGAGTAAGCATGGAGAGATTCTGGGGAAGTGACTCTGACCCTCGAAAATTTGTAGAATTCATTAAAGTTGTCAACGAGATCAGAGAGGAACTTGGTATACATAGTATGGCAGAAGTAGCCTATTATCTAAGTAAATATAAACAAGAAAATGATAAGGTGAGTCTAAACAACTACTTCGCCTCCAAAGGCTACTACTTTCCAGAGCACATTATTGCTCAATTTTACACCGCCCTAAAAACTAAGGGCTTCGTCATTCTCTCCGGCCTCACAGGAACGGGCAAAACAAAGATAGTGCAAGAGTTAGCAGAGCTTCTTGATAATTCAAAGGAAAACCTCTTATTTATCCCAGTTCGTCCAGATTGGCGCGATTCAAAGGCCTTACTTGGTTACTATAATCCTCTGAATGGAGAATATCAAAAGACCGATCTCCTTGAGTTCATCCTAAAAGCAAAAAAAGATTACGAGCAGAATAAAGAGAATGCCATGCCTTATTTTATCCTTCTAGACGAGATGAATCTTGCTCACGTAGAATACTACTTCGCCGAGTTCTTAAGTGTTCTGGAGAGTGGATGGGAAGACGATAGAGACGATAAATGGATCACTCGGAAAGGGGTACCTATTCATAATAACACCTGGTTGCATGCCCTGCAAGGAATCCCTCAAGAGATCAATCTTCCTCCCAACCTCTACATCATCGGTACAGTCAATATGGATGAGACAACATATTCCTTCAGCCCGAAGGTTCTTGATAGAGCTTTTACTATAGAATTTCATGACGTTAAATTAGATGAATACTCAAAGACATTTGAAAAAACGAACGATGAGAAAGAGGGTTATTCAGCACTTCGTAACAGAATTTTGGAAGATTTAAGGAAAAATGGTAAATTTTTGGCTGTTTTAAAGAAAGAAGACATTAAACCGGCCCTCAACGAGTTGAAGGATAAGCACAATAAATACTGGCAAATACTCCAGCAACTCAACGAAGCCCTTGAACCTTATGACTTAAACTTCGGCTACCGTGTCGTTGATGAGATAGCACTATTTTTCATTAATGCCAAGGAAAGCTGGAAAAAAGACATAATACACTTTGAAAACGAAGATGAAATCTTCGACCTTGCACTACTTATGAAAATCCTTCCAAAGTTTCATGGCAATAGGAAAAAGCTTGAGAAGCCTTTGAAAGAAATTCTAAAGCTTTGCATAAAGGAAAATGAACAGATAACCGTGAAGCTCAAGACAGATGAAAAGATCAGATTACCAGACGATATTGATAAGCTCAATAGTGATGTAATTGTGGTTATGCTTGGCAACTGGAAAAAGGAGGAATATGAAAAGTACTTCCGCTTTAAACATACAGCCAAGAAAGTCCTTCGCATGCTCAGACAGCTCTATGAGATTGGCTTTGCAAGCTTTAGTTGA
- a CDS encoding TATA-box-binding protein: MVDMSNVELRIENIVASVDLFASLDLEKVIEICPHSKYNPEEFPGIICRFDEPKVALLVFSSGKLVVTGAKSVDDIQAAVSKLVEMLSKIGTKFSRAPEIDIQNMVFSGDLKMEFNLDAVALVLPNCEYEPEQFPGVIYRVKDPKAVILLFSSGKIVCSGAKSEHDAWEAVRKLLHELDKYGLIEEEEF, encoded by the coding sequence TTGGTTGACATGAGCAATGTGGAGCTTAGAATAGAGAATATCGTCGCTTCAGTGGATCTTTTTGCTTCACTAGACCTTGAGAAAGTTATAGAGATATGTCCCCATTCAAAGTATAATCCAGAGGAGTTCCCAGGGATAATATGCCGCTTTGATGAGCCAAAGGTTGCTCTTCTAGTATTTAGTTCTGGAAAACTTGTCGTAACAGGAGCAAAGAGTGTTGATGATATCCAAGCAGCGGTTTCAAAGCTCGTTGAAATGCTTTCAAAGATTGGGACTAAATTCAGCAGAGCTCCTGAAATAGATATTCAAAATATGGTGTTTAGTGGCGATCTTAAGATGGAGTTTAATCTCGATGCTGTTGCTCTTGTGTTACCCAACTGTGAATATGAGCCCGAACAGTTCCCGGGCGTCATCTATCGTGTTAAGGATCCTAAAGCAGTTATACTACTCTTTAGCTCTGGAAAGATCGTTTGTAGTGGTGCAAAAAGTGAACATGATGCATGGGAGGCTGTTAGAAAGCTTCTTCACGAGCTTGATAAATATGGGCTTATTGAAGAAGAGGAATTCTAA
- a CDS encoding MBL fold metallo-hydrolase, which translates to MKIVIYDGANTIGGSKIHVEEGDNGLFLDFGMNFAKYSLYYEEFISERTARGIYDLWHLNLIPKLNIYRRDLIPRDLINEVPRYPKVPTSAVLISHAHLDHVGNVALLDESIPIVGSPTTIAILKALNDTSSGGSHFGMEIPYYKVKKNKDSEGYILEADRNSHYPSRKVILSEDISSFHDFLFYRPGQESSRAKKIIPNDVKTLDEEDLGFEIKAFTVDHSIYGATAYIIEGDISLAYTGDFRLHGKNGNKTRKFIKEAKNASVLITEGTRVGREEHENVSEQEVYKNALKIVEEAKGFVIADFSARNFERLESFKEIAEKTGRELIVTAKDAYFLHALIVTAKDA; encoded by the coding sequence ATGAAGATAGTTATTTATGATGGTGCTAATACTATTGGGGGTTCCAAGATCCATGTTGAAGAAGGCGATAACGGCCTCTTTCTTGATTTCGGGATGAATTTTGCAAAGTATTCCCTATACTACGAAGAATTCATAAGTGAACGAACTGCAAGAGGAATTTACGACCTCTGGCATCTCAACCTAATACCAAAACTTAACATTTATCGAAGGGATTTAATTCCCAGAGACCTTATAAATGAAGTTCCCCGATATCCAAAAGTCCCAACCAGTGCAGTCCTCATAAGCCATGCTCATCTGGATCACGTGGGGAATGTTGCTCTTCTTGACGAGAGCATTCCCATAGTTGGCTCCCCAACAACAATCGCAATTCTCAAAGCATTAAATGACACTTCCAGTGGAGGCAGTCACTTTGGAATGGAGATTCCCTATTACAAAGTAAAAAAGAACAAGGATTCGGAGGGATATATCCTCGAAGCAGATAGAAATTCCCATTACCCCTCAAGAAAAGTTATCCTCTCTGAGGATATATCTTCTTTTCATGACTTCCTCTTTTACAGACCCGGGCAAGAGTCATCCAGAGCCAAGAAAATCATTCCAAATGACGTGAAAACTCTTGATGAGGAAGATTTGGGCTTTGAGATTAAAGCTTTCACTGTGGATCACTCAATTTATGGTGCCACAGCATACATAATTGAAGGAGACATCAGTTTAGCCTACACTGGTGATTTTAGACTTCACGGAAAAAATGGCAACAAAACAAGGAAATTCATCAAGGAGGCAAAAAATGCAAGCGTCTTAATTACTGAAGGAACAAGGGTTGGGAGAGAAGAGCATGAGAACGTTTCCGAGCAAGAAGTTTATAAAAACGCCCTGAAAATTGTTGAAGAGGCCAAAGGTTTTGTAATAGCAGACTTTTCGGCGAGGAATTTTGAGAGACTTGAAAGCTTTAAAGAAATTGCAGAGAAAACGGGGAGAGAGTTAATAGTCACAGCGAAAGATGCTTACTTTTTACACGCTCTAATAGTCACAGCGAAAGATGCTTAG
- a CDS encoding DUF2357 domain-containing protein, producing the protein MCIEKGSEDERKLDLPFRIGSIGSNYWAFLRTNENQEHEIILFEWKKYEIEASEAKVTIPDLEDIKESKIHENTFTFTFKNYIGRSKLIIEDSNRKKQEFPIIVLSEKFGKITIETREVIDLKKITDIKGRKEAIGKLIERFNKLTQKLTDDITRISSSLNFSIRSPTAFTVYESDQPMNELFAYHYLRSNKERIIEAFETVIRRIKRNLIINEELLEFYEVDDISPETLVSLTQHPEYIIPTGEDIPVAKYLDGYVPTKVFGFRKYESFDTPENRFVKHFLKLLIEWAEKVINTFKGKVTVEPISEVLGELEFIMSDGIWDEIGEMTLFPYTSQTLLKGDGYKELLELYREFTSYVPFFDDLQRVIDNKDIAKLYEYWTFFRLVEELGKIFGKKELKITIEPTGELLEKEGKVYAKFDNGWRLYYNKRLTLRKWSYSVTLRPDFSLFNDDPSKKSTKLIGVFDAKFKLDIVDTEQERKDFDIESEEAEKSENHTARAKTGDIYKMHTYRDALGCRFAVVVYPGEGSIFFDVKNGKITKPSLDEILIGYVEGVGYLSFKPERR; encoded by the coding sequence ATGTGCATTGAGAAGGGGAGTGAAGATGAGAGAAAACTAGACCTTCCCTTCCGAATAGGGAGTATTGGAAGTAATTATTGGGCTTTTCTACGGACTAATGAAAATCAAGAACATGAAATAATACTCTTCGAATGGAAGAAGTACGAGATAGAAGCCAGTGAGGCTAAAGTCACTATCCCAGACCTAGAAGATATTAAAGAGAGCAAAATTCATGAAAACACTTTTACATTCACGTTCAAAAACTACATTGGAAGGTCAAAGCTCATTATTGAAGACTCTAATAGAAAGAAACAAGAATTTCCAATTATTGTGCTCTCCGAGAAATTTGGAAAGATCACCATTGAAACCCGGGAAGTTATAGATCTCAAGAAAATAACAGACATCAAAGGGAGGAAAGAAGCCATAGGAAAACTAATTGAAAGGTTTAACAAACTAACTCAGAAGCTTACTGACGACATAACAAGAATTTCCTCTTCACTTAACTTCTCAATAAGATCCCCTACAGCATTTACTGTTTACGAAAGTGATCAACCAATGAACGAGCTTTTCGCTTACCATTACCTCCGCTCAAATAAAGAACGCATTATAGAAGCATTTGAGACTGTAATAAGACGAATTAAGAGAAACCTAATTATTAATGAGGAACTACTCGAATTCTATGAAGTAGACGATATAAGTCCCGAAACCCTTGTGTCACTCACCCAACATCCCGAATATATTATACCTACTGGAGAAGATATTCCCGTGGCGAAATATTTAGATGGTTATGTTCCTACCAAAGTTTTTGGCTTTAGAAAGTACGAGAGTTTCGACACTCCCGAAAATCGTTTTGTTAAGCACTTCTTGAAACTCCTTATTGAATGGGCCGAAAAAGTAATCAATACATTTAAAGGAAAAGTGACTGTTGAACCTATTAGTGAAGTCCTTGGTGAGCTTGAGTTCATAATGAGCGATGGAATATGGGATGAAATCGGTGAGATGACACTTTTCCCATACACTTCACAGACTCTTCTCAAAGGAGATGGCTATAAGGAGCTTTTGGAACTATATCGCGAATTTACTTCGTACGTGCCGTTCTTTGATGACCTTCAGAGGGTAATAGACAACAAGGACATTGCTAAGCTCTATGAGTACTGGACCTTCTTTAGGCTCGTGGAGGAGCTTGGGAAAATATTCGGTAAAAAAGAACTCAAGATAACTATTGAACCCACAGGAGAACTATTGGAAAAGGAAGGAAAAGTTTATGCCAAGTTCGACAATGGTTGGCGTCTGTACTACAACAAAAGGCTCACATTAAGAAAATGGAGCTACTCTGTAACGCTGAGGCCAGATTTCTCACTCTTTAACGATGATCCATCAAAGAAAAGTACAAAACTAATCGGAGTTTTTGATGCAAAGTTCAAGCTTGATATTGTAGATACAGAACAAGAGAGAAAAGATTTTGATATTGAGAGTGAAGAAGCAGAAAAAAGCGAAAACCACACAGCTCGGGCAAAGACGGGGGATATTTACAAAATGCACACCTACAGAGACGCTTTGGGATGCAGGTTTGCAGTGGTAGTTTATCCGGGGGAAGGGAGTATATTTTTTGATGTGAAGAATGGTAAAATCACAAAGCCTTCATTGGATGAAATATTGATAGGATATGTTGAAGGAGTTGGATATCTGAGTTTCAAGCCTGAACGAAGGTGA
- a CDS encoding M42 family metallopeptidase, which translates to MLVEMLREITQIPGISGYEDGVRTKLIEWIEPYANYKVDTIGNLIVELGEGEEKAIFMAHMDEIGLLITSITKNGKLKFRKIGGIDDRLLLGRHVELITEKGKLDGVIGVTPVHLNLERKFETLPWHALEIDIGAESKEEAERMGVKVLDFAVFKKHFSVLNKKYVVTRSLDDRFGVIALVEAIKNLVDHDLDGKYIFAFTVQEEIGLKGAKFLANTYSPKYAIAVDSFACCSFLTGDVKLGKGAVIRAVDNSAVYTPSLARKALEIAQRNNIPIQIGVTGGGTDASVFETKSQTLALSVPIRYLHSETEMLHIRDLEALIKLIEALAFELE; encoded by the coding sequence ATGCTAGTAGAGATGCTCAGAGAAATAACTCAAATACCGGGTATATCGGGATATGAAGATGGAGTAAGGACAAAGTTGATTGAATGGATAGAACCATACGCCAATTACAAAGTAGACACAATAGGAAACCTTATCGTAGAGCTTGGAGAGGGTGAAGAGAAAGCCATTTTCATGGCACATATGGATGAGATCGGGCTCTTAATCACAAGTATAACAAAAAATGGAAAGCTTAAGTTTAGAAAAATTGGCGGAATAGATGACAGACTTTTATTAGGTAGACACGTAGAGCTTATAACCGAAAAAGGAAAACTTGACGGAGTGATAGGGGTTACTCCAGTTCATTTGAACTTAGAGAGAAAGTTTGAAACTCTCCCATGGCATGCTTTAGAAATAGACATTGGAGCAGAATCAAAAGAAGAAGCTGAGAGAATGGGAGTTAAAGTACTTGATTTCGCTGTTTTTAAGAAGCACTTTAGCGTCTTGAACAAGAAATACGTGGTGACAAGATCATTGGATGATAGATTTGGGGTCATTGCCCTTGTAGAGGCAATAAAAAATTTAGTCGATCATGATTTAGATGGTAAGTACATCTTCGCATTCACAGTTCAGGAAGAAATTGGTCTTAAAGGTGCAAAATTCTTGGCAAATACCTACTCCCCCAAGTATGCTATAGCCGTGGATTCCTTTGCATGCTGCTCATTCCTAACCGGAGATGTAAAATTAGGGAAAGGAGCAGTTATAAGAGCCGTTGACAATTCAGCCGTATACACTCCTTCTTTAGCAAGAAAGGCTCTTGAGATAGCACAGAGAAACAACATTCCTATACAGATTGGTGTTACTGGAGGAGGAACCGATGCATCAGTATTCGAAACTAAAAGCCAGACATTAGCCCTAAGCGTCCCTATAAGATACCTTCATAGTGAGACGGAAATGTTACACATAAGAGATTTAGAGGCCCTGATAAAACTGATCGAGGCATTAGCGTTTGAGCTTGAGTGA
- a CDS encoding ATP-binding cassette domain-containing protein has product MSAIKIKNLMKSYGNFLALKGINLEIEEGEIFALLGPNGAGKTTLIRILTEGLKFDSGEIGVFGEKLSKKTARLIGYVPQESISYDLLTVEENLAFYADLYDAPKERIKELIERFDLPAKKKAKELSGGFKRRLNLAISLLYEPKILILDEPSTGLDVPSRRQLWDLIKGFKAEGKTILLATHYMEEAEALADRIAIMNEGRVVAVGTADELKALIGEESIIQVEGILKGVEGIREVFPRLIEKSGTLRIHVRNSKEALPKIVELLISAGSEIKAIKVEEPTLEDVFLKLTGRALDEV; this is encoded by the coding sequence ATGTCGGCTATTAAAATCAAAAATCTAATGAAAAGTTACGGAAATTTTTTAGCGTTGAAAGGGATAAACTTAGAAATTGAGGAAGGTGAAATATTTGCCCTTCTTGGGCCCAATGGTGCTGGTAAAACAACACTCATAAGGATTTTGACAGAAGGGCTGAAGTTTGACAGTGGGGAGATTGGGGTATTTGGAGAGAAGTTAAGTAAGAAAACAGCGCGTTTAATAGGTTATGTTCCTCAGGAAAGTATTTCTTATGATCTGCTGACCGTTGAGGAAAACCTTGCTTTCTATGCAGATCTCTATGATGCACCTAAAGAAAGGATCAAAGAACTCATTGAACGTTTTGATCTACCAGCCAAAAAGAAAGCTAAGGAGTTGAGTGGAGGATTTAAGCGGCGCTTAAACTTAGCTATCTCACTTTTATATGAGCCCAAAATCCTGATTTTGGATGAGCCTTCAACAGGTCTAGATGTTCCGTCAAGAAGACAGCTCTGGGATCTTATAAAAGGCTTTAAGGCCGAGGGCAAAACAATACTCCTTGCCACACATTATATGGAGGAGGCCGAGGCACTAGCTGATAGGATAGCGATAATGAACGAAGGAAGAGTCGTGGCTGTCGGTACAGCGGATGAACTGAAAGCCCTAATAGGAGAGGAAAGCATTATTCAGGTAGAGGGTATTCTAAAAGGAGTCGAAGGGATTAGAGAGGTATTCCCAAGGCTTATTGAGAAAAGTGGGACTCTTCGAATTCATGTGAGGAATTCAAAGGAAGCTTTACCGAAGATTGTTGAGCTTTTAATCTCTGCTGGAAGTGAGATAAAGGCCATTAAGGTGGAGGAGCCGACTCTGGAAGATGTCTTTTTAAAACTAACAGGGAGGGCGTTGGATGAAGTTTAG
- a CDS encoding histone deacetylase family protein produces the protein MRIFYSEVFKDHKPEGYHPENPKRLELTIEGLKERGLWINVEQPPMAGINDILKVHSNEYVKKIQALSESGFSFVDPDTYVSPHTWEAALTAFGASMQVAKLALKKKDVYLALVRPPGHHAGKKGRALGAPTLGFCIFNNAAGAALMLKEKAGKVVIIDFDVHHGNGTQDIFWDEEDIVHIDLHESGIYPGSGDIYEIGGKGAEGSKINLPMPHYSKDDDYIFVWQEIVLPILEDIGPRAIVVSAGFDAFKGDGLATMELSERFYHFAGASLSRFSLALILEGGYSVGLRKGLPAFIEGYLEGEPELEKISPKYGTIKVVEEVREIQSEWWGI, from the coding sequence ATGAGAATTTTTTATTCCGAGGTCTTTAAAGATCATAAACCAGAAGGATATCATCCTGAAAACCCAAAAAGGCTTGAACTTACAATTGAAGGACTTAAAGAACGTGGTCTCTGGATTAATGTTGAGCAACCTCCTATGGCAGGAATAAACGATATTTTAAAAGTTCACTCAAATGAATACGTTAAAAAGATACAGGCTCTTTCTGAGAGTGGATTCTCTTTTGTTGACCCGGATACATACGTTTCTCCGCACACATGGGAAGCAGCCCTCACAGCTTTTGGGGCATCTATGCAAGTGGCAAAGCTCGCACTCAAAAAGAAGGACGTTTATTTGGCTTTGGTTAGGCCTCCAGGACATCATGCAGGGAAAAAGGGAAGGGCCCTTGGTGCACCTACCCTTGGTTTTTGCATATTTAATAACGCTGCAGGAGCGGCATTAATGCTGAAAGAAAAAGCTGGAAAGGTTGTTATAATAGATTTTGATGTTCATCATGGCAATGGTACGCAGGATATATTTTGGGATGAGGAGGATATTGTTCATATAGATCTCCATGAAAGTGGGATCTATCCAGGGAGTGGTGATATATATGAAATTGGCGGGAAGGGTGCGGAGGGAAGTAAAATAAACCTCCCAATGCCGCACTATTCAAAAGATGATGATTACATCTTTGTTTGGCAGGAAATAGTTCTTCCTATTTTAGAGGATATCGGGCCACGGGCCATTGTGGTCTCAGCGGGCTTTGATGCCTTTAAAGGGGATGGCTTAGCTACGATGGAGCTGAGTGAGAGATTTTATCACTTTGCTGGGGCTTCGCTTTCAAGGTTTAGTTTGGCCCTTATTCTTGAAGGGGGATACAGTGTGGGCTTAAGAAAAGGTCTCCCTGCTTTTATTGAAGGTTATCTCGAAGGGGAGCCGGAACTTGAGAAGATTTCTCCAAAATATGGAACAATTAAGGTTGTTGAAGAGGTTAGGGAGATACAGAGTGAGTGGTGGGGGATTTAG
- a CDS encoding MBL fold metallo-hydrolase RNA specificity domain-containing protein — protein MVDGVDRLKGLRIYGNFKASQQKWEELVVWSNYAEYYVSPFEIRENQENYILCFSFYDMPHLLDIMPDGGTYIYSSSEAFGEEQEFSFLRLWNWLQYFGFEVHGFRIDGYGKPIFEKGLHASGHVSKEELRKVIDDIDPDYIIPVHTENPMWFKNKWDEKTVVLRNGKSWEV, from the coding sequence ATGGTTGACGGTGTTGATCGACTTAAAGGCTTGAGGATCTATGGGAACTTCAAAGCCAGTCAGCAAAAATGGGAAGAGCTTGTAGTCTGGAGCAACTATGCCGAGTATTACGTTTCTCCCTTTGAGATTAGGGAGAATCAAGAAAACTACATCCTCTGCTTCTCGTTCTATGACATGCCCCATCTGCTTGACATAATGCCCGATGGCGGGACTTACATCTACTCTTCAAGTGAGGCCTTTGGAGAGGAGCAGGAGTTCAGCTTTTTAAGACTCTGGAACTGGCTGCAATATTTTGGCTTTGAAGTCCATGGATTCAGAATAGATGGATATGGAAAACCAATCTTTGAGAAAGGTTTGCATGCCTCGGGACATGTTTCAAAAGAAGAATTGAGAAAAGTCATTGATGATATTGATCCAGATTATATTATTCCAGTCCATACTGAGAATCCAATGTGGTTTAAGAATAAGTGGGATGAAAAGACTGTTGTTTTGAGAAATGGAAAAAGCTGGGAGGTTTAA
- a CDS encoding sulfite exporter TauE/SafE family protein, with protein MLKSLGYFGVGIFIGILAALFGLGGGFLIVPTLNLLGVEIHHAVGTSSAAVVFTSLSSAIAYSRQKRIHYKVGLLLASTAVIGAYIGAWMTSYISATQLKVIFGVVLFLVAIKLYRKKSREPHEVDLNQVKLDYKIVPIGGFIAGIASGLLGIGGGAINVPFLTYIGLPIHYAVATSSFAIVFTATSGALKHYMLGNVEVEWLLLLIPGLIVGAQIGARIAKRTKASSLTKAFAVIMALLALRMILKGLGYPIP; from the coding sequence TTGCTTAAATCTTTAGGATACTTTGGAGTCGGCATATTCATAGGAATATTGGCTGCTTTATTTGGTCTAGGAGGAGGATTTCTAATAGTGCCAACCCTAAACCTTTTGGGAGTCGAAATCCACCATGCAGTTGGAACATCCTCAGCTGCTGTCGTCTTCACTTCTCTAAGCTCTGCTATAGCATATTCCCGACAAAAAAGGATACACTACAAAGTCGGCCTACTTTTAGCCAGTACAGCAGTAATAGGAGCTTATATTGGAGCATGGATGACTAGTTATATAAGTGCTACCCAGCTCAAAGTGATCTTCGGTGTCGTCCTCTTCTTAGTGGCAATAAAACTTTATCGTAAAAAGAGCAGAGAACCCCACGAAGTTGACTTAAACCAGGTAAAGCTAGACTACAAAATTGTCCCAATAGGAGGATTTATAGCTGGAATAGCAAGTGGGTTGCTTGGAATCGGCGGAGGGGCTATAAACGTGCCTTTTTTAACCTATATCGGACTGCCAATTCATTATGCAGTCGCTACATCAAGCTTCGCTATCGTGTTCACAGCTACGAGCGGAGCCTTGAAGCACTATATGCTTGGTAATGTCGAGGTAGAGTGGCTCCTTCTGCTTATCCCTGGTTTGATAGTTGGTGCCCAAATAGGAGCAAGAATAGCAAAAAGAACCAAAGCAAGCAGTTTGACGAAAGCTTTTGCAGTTATTATGGCGTTATTGGCACTCAGGATGATTCTTAAAGGACTTGGATATCCAATCCCTTGA